A genomic stretch from Sphingobacterium sp. ML3W includes:
- the prmA gene encoding 50S ribosomal protein L11 methyltransferase, with product MKYIEVIFQMLSGEEWQKDLLVSDLADIGFDTFEDTESGFAAYIPAANLDLQALETLMLNLDEGLEVDYKVQEIENQNWNKLWESNFNPIEVGGQCYVRATFHDAKPDFPYEIIIDPKMSFGTGHHQTTSMMLQYILENDFEGKQVLDMGCGTGILAILASKKGANAVLAVDYDEICVDSVIENRLLNTVDNIEAICGSFEVLEGRIFDTILANINRNILLEQLPQYALSINKNGELYLSGFYEQEDLAMLRDTAASLGFEFISKKVLNNWCAAKFVKR from the coding sequence GGCAGACATCGGCTTTGATACTTTTGAAGATACCGAATCAGGATTTGCAGCTTATATTCCAGCTGCAAATCTTGATTTGCAAGCATTAGAAACGTTAATGCTAAATCTTGATGAAGGACTTGAAGTAGACTATAAGGTTCAGGAAATTGAAAACCAGAATTGGAACAAACTCTGGGAAAGTAATTTTAATCCCATTGAAGTCGGTGGACAGTGTTATGTACGTGCTACGTTTCATGACGCAAAACCTGATTTCCCTTATGAAATAATCATTGATCCTAAAATGTCCTTTGGAACAGGACACCATCAGACCACATCGATGATGCTCCAATATATTTTGGAGAATGATTTTGAGGGTAAGCAGGTGCTGGATATGGGCTGTGGTACGGGTATTCTAGCGATCTTGGCGTCCAAAAAAGGCGCTAATGCTGTTCTGGCAGTAGATTATGATGAAATCTGTGTGGACAGTGTGATCGAAAATAGACTGCTTAATACCGTAGACAATATCGAGGCTATTTGTGGTTCCTTCGAAGTTTTAGAAGGCCGAATTTTCGATACTATCTTAGCAAATATCAATCGAAATATTCTATTGGAACAATTACCACAATATGCTTTAAGTATCAATAAAAATGGAGAGTTGTACTTAAGCGGATTTTATGAACAGGAAGATTTGGCGATGTTACGTGATACCGCTGCGTCTTTAGGTTTCGAATTTATCTCCAAAAAAGTTTTAAATAATTGGTGTGCAGCCAAGTTTGTGAAACGGTAA